From the genome of Candidatus Methylopumilus turicensis, one region includes:
- a CDS encoding AI-2E family transporter, whose product MQNLTHNTVKQILFALFVVSICIGVWVVLAPFFTAIAWACILAYVSWPCYIWLLKKLGDRDTIAALVMTMLMATAVIVPVLWLFFVLKSELNIATNIFTTKLANGGIMLPKFVAELPIVGPDIDKWLSKALTNPAEFKNEMHILLMNADQKLISIIGGISRNLVDMGFALLALFFAYKGGLKFMTQSEQVLESLLGIRARSYFQAAGDATRGVVYGIVLTAIAQGAFAGVGYWFVGLEAPMMLAAITTLFSMLPFATPFVWGGISAWLILTGKTVSGVELLLWGALVVSWIDNVIRPIILTKSVKIPFLLAFFGVIGGLSAFGFVGLFLGPVILAIAFAVWQEWLESHPDRHLRLPKS is encoded by the coding sequence TTGCAAAATCTCACACATAATACTGTTAAACAAATTCTATTCGCACTTTTTGTTGTGAGTATTTGTATCGGCGTCTGGGTTGTTCTAGCCCCCTTCTTTACTGCAATCGCTTGGGCTTGCATTCTGGCTTATGTGAGCTGGCCTTGTTACATTTGGCTTCTCAAAAAACTAGGTGATAGAGATACTATCGCGGCGCTCGTCATGACCATGTTAATGGCGACCGCTGTGATTGTGCCGGTACTGTGGTTATTTTTTGTTTTAAAAAGTGAGCTAAACATCGCCACTAATATTTTTACAACCAAGCTAGCGAATGGGGGAATTATGCTGCCCAAATTCGTCGCTGAGCTTCCCATTGTTGGCCCAGATATCGACAAATGGCTTTCAAAAGCACTCACAAACCCCGCAGAATTCAAAAACGAGATGCACATCTTATTAATGAATGCCGACCAAAAGTTAATCAGCATCATTGGTGGCATCAGTCGAAATCTTGTGGACATGGGCTTTGCCCTATTGGCCTTATTTTTCGCTTACAAAGGCGGATTAAAGTTCATGACACAATCTGAGCAAGTTTTAGAATCCCTTCTTGGCATTCGTGCGCGCAGTTACTTTCAAGCTGCTGGCGACGCAACCAGAGGTGTTGTTTACGGCATTGTACTTACAGCAATTGCCCAAGGTGCGTTCGCTGGGGTTGGTTATTGGTTTGTTGGGTTAGAGGCTCCCATGATGTTAGCTGCAATTACTACCCTTTTTTCCATGCTGCCTTTTGCTACCCCGTTTGTTTGGGGCGGGATCAGCGCATGGCTGATCCTTACAGGCAAGACCGTTTCAGGGGTGGAGCTATTGTTATGGGGCGCATTGGTCGTCTCTTGGATTGATAATGTGATTCGACCGATTATCCTCACTAAAAGCGTCAAAATTCCTTTTCTTTTGGCCTTCTTTGGTGTGATTGGCGGCTTGTCAGCCTTTGGATTCGTTGGTTTGTTCTTAGGGCCAGTAATTCTTGCTATTGCGTTTGCCGTTTGGCAAGAGTGGTTAGAGTCCCATCCTGACAGACATCTTCGCCTGCCTAAATCATAA
- a CDS encoding cation diffusion facilitator family transporter: MSSHKHPHPQSHQLSFDDPKRYALSKRCTWTSVFVNIGLTIVQVIVGIFAHSQSLIADGVHSLSDLISDFLVLIASYHSKSPADEDHPYGHGRIETAASLVLGAILILTGVGIMYSAAIKLDSLGDAPPISSLALWTAGLALIAKEALFRYMLYVGEQLRSPLLIANAWHARSDAASSLVVAVGIAANMMGFIYADAIAAILVGFMIVRMGLVFMWEAFQELIDAGLSFEEVASIRQTLMDTQGVQNVHELRTRKMAHRVLVDAHILVDSKISVSEGHSIAERARKRVIDTHESVNDVLVHVDTEDDGIYGEELRIDLPSRDELTKALSIVLEGLPKPEQVTFHYLAGKVEADVLMPHEGLKTKAAITKACQLIEHRLIGHAYFSQVRLAANLN; encoded by the coding sequence ATGAGTTCGCACAAACATCCACATCCTCAGTCACACCAGCTATCGTTTGATGATCCTAAGCGTTACGCCCTTTCAAAGCGATGTACTTGGACAAGTGTATTTGTCAATATTGGGTTAACGATTGTCCAGGTGATCGTTGGGATATTTGCGCACTCTCAATCACTCATTGCCGATGGCGTGCATTCTCTTTCTGATTTGATCTCTGATTTTTTAGTATTGATTGCGAGTTACCACAGTAAATCGCCTGCGGATGAAGATCATCCTTACGGACACGGCCGAATTGAAACAGCAGCATCTTTAGTGCTGGGTGCGATTTTGATACTGACCGGTGTTGGAATTATGTACAGCGCTGCTATCAAACTTGATAGCCTAGGAGATGCACCGCCCATTTCATCACTTGCCTTATGGACAGCGGGGTTAGCGTTAATTGCTAAGGAGGCGCTATTCCGTTACATGCTTTATGTGGGGGAGCAATTACGTTCGCCACTTTTGATTGCTAATGCATGGCATGCAAGGTCTGATGCAGCCTCTTCTCTAGTTGTTGCCGTGGGTATCGCCGCCAATATGATGGGTTTTATTTACGCGGATGCCATCGCCGCCATTTTGGTTGGCTTTATGATTGTGCGGATGGGCTTGGTATTTATGTGGGAAGCTTTTCAAGAGTTGATTGATGCAGGACTTTCTTTTGAGGAAGTGGCGAGTATTCGTCAAACATTGATGGACACACAGGGGGTACAAAATGTCCATGAGCTAAGAACTCGCAAAATGGCGCATCGTGTTCTGGTGGACGCACACATTTTAGTAGACTCCAAAATCAGCGTGTCCGAAGGGCACAGCATTGCCGAACGAGCTCGCAAGCGGGTCATCGACACCCATGAATCAGTCAATGATGTTTTGGTGCATGTAGATACTGAAGATGATGGCATTTATGGAGAAGAGCTTAGAATTGACTTGCCGAGTCGTGATGAGTTAACCAAAGCATTATCGATCGTCCTCGAAGGATTGCCCAAGCCAGAGCAGGTCACCTTTCATTATTTGGCGGGCAAAGTGGAAGCTGATGTTTTGATGCCACATGAGGGCTTAAAAACTAAGGCAGCCATTACAAAAGCCTGTCAGCTAATCGAACATAGATTAATTGGACATGCCTATTTCAGCCAGGTCAGGCTTGCGGCTAACTTGAACTAA
- a CDS encoding tetratricopeptide repeat protein, with amino-acid sequence MANQSNKQPSQHEVQPLLNLLNSGQLANAANMAKSLLGRYPNTFILHNVLGIALDGLGQYEGAINSYRSALKLQPNMPDLHFNLGIAFSNVGQVSEAAASYRKAIAIQPKFFEAYGNLGTLLQKQGKLEEAVANYRKALSINPQDARGHFNLGTALRDQGKLEEAIKSYRQAIAVFPNYADAHSNLGETLRDQGNMQEAVSSYQDALALNPKHQSANYNMAEFLYLAKRFDEAIPYFERSQLDDWQERSMYCLYKAERFDAFKTKLDQIVKSGPHTAPFLATLSTHYAINFGVEDPYNFCKNGFDFVYRAAIPELSAPNSALLKALLNDIDNAAIAERVQGMLHNGQQSAGNLFKRPEASFNALAELVKKEFRNYHQQFAGADCELIKSFPEELEFTSSWYVKMRQGGHLDAHIHEIGWISGAVYLAMPSDKQSPEEGAFEYGVHGDHYPQKHHNFPVGAVMPNVGEIVLFPSSLFHRTIPFTSSEERICIAFDLRPSGVSATRSHY; translated from the coding sequence ATGGCCAATCAATCCAACAAACAACCAAGCCAACACGAAGTTCAGCCACTCCTTAATTTACTTAATTCAGGCCAATTGGCTAATGCAGCCAATATGGCAAAGTCCTTGCTAGGCAGATACCCAAATACATTCATTCTCCATAATGTTCTTGGCATTGCCTTAGATGGACTAGGCCAATACGAAGGTGCCATCAACAGTTACCGAAGCGCCCTCAAATTACAGCCCAACATGCCAGACCTGCACTTCAATCTTGGTATTGCGTTTAGTAATGTTGGCCAAGTCTCCGAAGCAGCTGCAAGCTATCGCAAGGCAATTGCTATACAGCCTAAGTTCTTTGAGGCTTATGGAAACCTAGGCACACTGCTTCAAAAACAAGGGAAATTAGAAGAAGCGGTCGCGAATTATCGAAAAGCGCTTTCTATCAACCCACAAGATGCACGCGGCCATTTTAATCTTGGCACGGCCCTGCGCGACCAAGGCAAACTGGAAGAAGCCATAAAGAGCTATCGACAAGCAATCGCGGTGTTTCCCAACTATGCGGATGCGCACAGCAACCTAGGCGAAACCCTTCGCGATCAAGGGAATATGCAAGAGGCTGTTAGCAGCTATCAAGATGCGCTGGCACTTAATCCTAAGCATCAGAGCGCCAACTACAATATGGCCGAATTCTTATACCTTGCCAAACGCTTTGATGAGGCGATTCCTTATTTTGAGCGCAGTCAGCTTGATGATTGGCAAGAACGCAGTATGTATTGCCTGTACAAAGCCGAACGCTTTGATGCGTTCAAAACTAAACTAGACCAGATTGTAAAAAGTGGACCACACACAGCGCCATTTCTTGCCACCCTCTCGACACACTATGCCATTAACTTTGGCGTTGAAGACCCATATAATTTTTGTAAAAATGGATTCGACTTTGTTTATAGAGCGGCGATTCCTGAGCTTTCAGCACCTAACAGCGCTTTATTAAAAGCGTTGTTGAATGATATAGACAACGCTGCTATTGCAGAGCGCGTACAAGGCATGCTGCACAATGGCCAACAATCCGCAGGCAATTTATTTAAGCGTCCGGAAGCTTCTTTTAACGCCCTCGCTGAATTAGTTAAAAAAGAATTTAGAAACTACCACCAACAATTTGCAGGCGCTGATTGCGAACTGATTAAGTCATTCCCTGAGGAATTAGAATTTACCAGTTCCTGGTATGTGAAAATGCGCCAAGGTGGGCATTTGGATGCGCATATTCATGAAATAGGTTGGATTAGTGGCGCAGTTTATCTTGCCATGCCCTCCGATAAACAGAGCCCCGAAGAAGGCGCTTTTGAATATGGCGTACACGGTGATCATTACCCACAAAAGCACCACAATTTTCCGGTGGGCGCCGTTATGCCAAACGTTGGGGAAATCGTTTTATTCCCATCATCACTATTTCATAGAACGATCCCATTCACTTCTAGCGAAGAGCGAATTTGTATCGCATTTGATTTGAGGCCGAGTGGAGTGTCAGCTACAAGAAGTCATTACTGA
- the rpoD gene encoding RNA polymerase sigma factor RpoD, which yields MAKDKDQQNEQNIDKNEEQAVDGRTRLKLLIVLGKERGYLTYAEINDHLPDDVQDSEQIDGIIGMINDMGIQVYEEAPDAEVLLMSDAPAAVADEDAVEEAEQALATVDSEFGRTTDPVRMYMREMGTVDLLTREGEIEIAKRIEDGLKHMVQAIAACPTTIAELLAMVDKVEADELSVDDLVDGLIDSDVGMDDVITAASDEEEEPEIEEEEEEDDDGAKAAAISAEALAKLKEEVLVRFAVIRESNKKMTVILASKGSQDPEYQALQAAILEELTVFRFSAKQVEGLCGQVRDMVERVRGHERKIMEFCVDKSGMPRPHFIKSFPGNECELTWLAGELAVDKPYVEKLERFKHSIVDQQQRLLDLQADVGLPIKELKDINKQMTTGEARARRAKREMIEANLRLVISIAKKYTNRGLQFLDLIQEGNIGLMKAVDKFEYRRGYKFSTYATWWIRQAITRSIADQARTIRIPVHMIETINKMNRISRQILQETGLEPDPATLAEKMEMPEDKIRKILKISKEPISMETPIGDDDDSHLGDFIEDNTTLAPVDAAVYASLRDATSEVLESLTPREAKVLRMRFGIEMNTDHTLEEVGKQFDVTRERIRQIEAKALRKLRHPTRSERLRSFLETGQD from the coding sequence ATGGCAAAAGATAAAGATCAGCAAAACGAACAAAATATTGATAAAAATGAAGAGCAAGCGGTCGATGGCCGCACGCGCCTTAAATTACTGATCGTTCTTGGTAAAGAGCGCGGCTACCTCACGTACGCCGAAATTAATGACCATTTACCAGATGATGTTCAAGACTCAGAACAAATAGATGGCATCATTGGCATGATCAATGACATGGGGATTCAGGTGTATGAAGAAGCGCCTGATGCTGAAGTGTTGTTGATGTCAGATGCACCAGCCGCGGTTGCCGATGAGGATGCGGTTGAAGAAGCTGAACAAGCCTTAGCGACGGTAGATTCTGAGTTCGGCCGAACTACTGACCCAGTACGTATGTATATGCGTGAAATGGGTACGGTTGACCTGTTAACGCGTGAAGGCGAAATTGAAATCGCTAAGCGTATTGAAGATGGCTTGAAGCACATGGTGCAAGCCATCGCTGCTTGCCCTACAACGATTGCTGAGTTGTTAGCAATGGTTGATAAAGTTGAAGCGGATGAACTGAGCGTTGACGACTTAGTCGATGGCTTGATCGATTCAGATGTTGGCATGGATGATGTCATCACTGCTGCCAGCGATGAAGAGGAAGAGCCAGAAATAGAAGAAGAGGAAGAAGAGGATGATGACGGCGCAAAAGCGGCTGCAATCTCAGCTGAAGCCTTAGCTAAGCTTAAAGAAGAAGTATTGGTGCGATTTGCAGTTATCCGTGAATCAAACAAAAAAATGACGGTAATTTTGGCAAGCAAAGGCTCTCAAGATCCTGAATATCAAGCCCTGCAAGCGGCCATACTGGAAGAGCTGACTGTTTTCCGTTTCTCAGCAAAACAAGTTGAAGGTCTATGCGGTCAAGTGCGGGACATGGTGGAAAGAGTCCGCGGTCACGAACGCAAAATTATGGAATTCTGTGTTGATAAATCAGGCATGCCACGCCCACATTTTATCAAGTCATTCCCAGGTAATGAATGCGAACTCACATGGCTTGCTGGGGAATTAGCCGTTGATAAGCCATATGTTGAAAAATTAGAGCGTTTTAAGCACTCGATTGTCGATCAGCAACAGCGCTTGCTTGATTTGCAAGCGGATGTGGGCTTGCCAATTAAAGAGCTAAAAGACATCAATAAGCAAATGACCACAGGCGAAGCCCGTGCGCGTCGTGCTAAGCGTGAAATGATTGAAGCCAACTTACGCTTAGTGATTTCGATTGCGAAAAAATACACCAACCGTGGATTGCAATTCTTGGACTTAATTCAAGAAGGTAATATCGGCTTGATGAAGGCGGTTGATAAGTTTGAATATCGTCGTGGTTACAAGTTCTCAACCTATGCCACATGGTGGATTCGTCAGGCAATTACACGTTCTATTGCCGACCAAGCCCGTACTATTCGTATTCCTGTGCATATGATTGAAACCATCAATAAGATGAATCGTATCAGTCGTCAAATTCTACAAGAAACAGGTTTAGAGCCAGATCCAGCAACCTTAGCTGAGAAAATGGAAATGCCAGAAGATAAGATTCGCAAGATTCTTAAAATCAGCAAAGAGCCAATTTCTATGGAAACGCCAATTGGTGATGATGATGATTCACACTTGGGTGATTTCATTGAAGATAATACGACGCTTGCACCGGTGGATGCAGCGGTTTATGCAAGCTTACGTGATGCAACAAGTGAAGTTTTAGAATCACTCACGCCTCGTGAAGCTAAAGTGTTACGTATGCGTTTTGGTATTGAAATGAACACTGACCACACATTGGAAGAAGTGGGCAAACAGTTCGATGTCACACGCGAGCGCATTCGTCAAATTGAAGCGAAGGCTTTACGTAAATTACGTCATCCAACGCGCTCAGAACGTTTGCGTAGTTTCTTAGAAACGGGTCAAGACTAG